Proteins from a genomic interval of Acidobacteriota bacterium:
- a CDS encoding BON domain-containing protein, with protein APGAAAPAAPAAAGTADGVVYELSDKDLTFLVLNKIRLGYKGSTVSVNCAAGRVELFGQVPTEETRQRLIADVRKLPGVREVVARELFVAP; from the coding sequence CGCGCCGGGCGCCGCCGCGCCCGCTGCGCCGGCCGCAGCCGGCACCGCCGACGGGGTGGTCTACGAGCTGTCCGACAAGGACCTGACCTTCCTGGTGTTGAACAAGATCCGGCTGGGGTACAAGGGGAGCACCGTCAGCGTGAACTGCGCCGCCGGGCGAGTGGAGCTTTTCGGCCAGGTTCCCACCGAGGAGACCCGCCAACGGCTCATCGCCGATGTCCGCAAGCTGCCGGGGGTCCGCGAAGTGGTCGCCCGGGAACTGTTCGTCGCTCCCTGA